A genomic stretch from Antarcticibacterium flavum includes:
- a CDS encoding helix-turn-helix domain-containing protein has protein sequence MPTTIITTDDLREFKMELLEEIKSILAKQTSGTLKRYLKSSDVMDLLQVSPGTLQNLRINGTLPYTKIGGIIYYDAEEIQKVMTANRVQNKFDY, from the coding sequence ATGCCAACAACTATTATTACCACCGACGATCTTCGGGAATTCAAAATGGAATTACTTGAGGAAATTAAAAGTATCCTAGCAAAACAAACTTCTGGAACTTTAAAGCGATATCTCAAATCTTCTGATGTCATGGATCTCCTCCAGGTGAGCCCCGGGACTCTTCAGAATTTAAGGATCAATGGCACCCTGCCCTACACAAAAATTGGGGGTATTATTTACTATGATGCCGAGGAAATACAGAAAGTAATGACTGCCAACCGGGTACAAAACAAATTCGATTACTAA
- a CDS encoding nuclease-related domain-containing protein, translated as MEKFNITQNSLEIQNIISRYTKGSFVCFFADYIRHNPERDHFNFSHKMKSKLKDSLYLIMLRLSSPAEGEEYLRFSEEVDKKLNRVMDILLQINHFYLNEYNSTEDLQEIKDERQKKLIHEMVFKDYFLNGILNYREQELNKVIRLYHPYQDKIRERLGIDLKSLIEICQYSEEDYIKKSIKSKSFAFTKEFFKFRSGLKGTIPPTEFFKEFSNLSEKIQDDFVNFYEQPHNCLLFTKEDYYERFEKKDVDIFCKLFSLDINENYNVIYYSQLNPLEAKPIIRINSTEYLHVYQKQLPTALLNLLYVTLTTTQKEKEQLNLRKGKVILENETREIFEKFFKNSKTLQVFSNYYIDNNPEEKDLLIINEKYAFVIECKSSRNREPRRDRNQAFKRIKSDFNDCIQKGYEQCYQVEQLILKGQRVSIKCKNSWQEIETSTIKDVFNIVVTSERFASIQTDLGLLLKRTNDSDLYPWSINHDDLEVFLKTISLVCNNPYRSFTEFLEYRELLNERLIARDELDVCAMYLENPFKFKKICEGKEYVIPDPTFQNYFDKLYFAKKLKFKIEDF; from the coding sequence ATGGAAAAATTTAACATAACCCAAAATTCCCTTGAAATTCAGAATATTATTTCCAGATATACAAAAGGAAGCTTTGTGTGTTTTTTTGCGGATTATATTCGCCATAATCCAGAGAGAGATCATTTTAATTTCTCACATAAAATGAAATCAAAGTTAAAGGATTCCCTTTATTTAATAATGCTAAGGCTTTCTTCTCCTGCCGAGGGAGAAGAATATTTAAGATTTTCAGAGGAGGTTGATAAAAAGCTGAACAGAGTAATGGATATACTTTTACAGATAAATCACTTTTACCTCAATGAATATAACTCTACGGAGGATCTTCAGGAAATTAAAGATGAGAGACAGAAAAAACTCATACACGAAATGGTTTTTAAGGATTATTTCTTAAATGGCATTCTCAATTATAGAGAACAGGAGTTGAATAAAGTAATCCGATTATATCATCCATATCAAGATAAAATTCGCGAAAGATTAGGAATTGATTTGAAAAGCCTTATTGAGATCTGTCAATATTCAGAAGAGGATTATATCAAGAAATCTATTAAGTCTAAATCATTTGCTTTTACAAAAGAATTTTTCAAATTTAGAAGTGGTTTAAAAGGAACAATTCCACCTACTGAATTCTTCAAAGAATTTTCAAACCTATCGGAAAAAATTCAGGATGATTTTGTGAATTTTTATGAGCAACCGCATAATTGTCTTCTATTTACAAAAGAAGATTATTACGAGAGATTTGAGAAAAAAGATGTTGATATTTTCTGCAAGCTCTTCTCTCTTGATATAAATGAAAATTATAATGTTATTTATTATTCACAATTAAACCCGCTGGAAGCCAAACCAATAATTAGGATTAACAGCACAGAATATCTCCACGTATATCAAAAACAATTACCCACAGCCCTGCTTAATTTGCTTTATGTCACCCTAACAACAACCCAAAAAGAAAAGGAACAGCTTAATCTCAGAAAAGGCAAAGTAATATTAGAAAATGAAACTAGAGAAATTTTTGAAAAGTTTTTCAAAAATTCGAAAACTTTACAAGTGTTTAGTAACTATTATATTGATAACAATCCTGAAGAAAAAGATCTTCTTATAATTAACGAAAAGTATGCTTTTGTTATTGAATGTAAATCCTCTCGAAATAGAGAGCCGCGAAGAGATAGAAATCAGGCTTTCAAAAGGATAAAATCCGATTTTAATGATTGTATTCAGAAAGGTTACGAACAGTGTTATCAGGTAGAGCAATTAATTCTTAAAGGTCAAAGGGTTTCTATAAAGTGCAAAAACTCCTGGCAAGAAATTGAAACTTCCACCATAAAGGATGTATTCAATATTGTAGTTACTTCTGAACGATTTGCATCTATTCAAACTGATTTGGGTCTACTATTAAAAAGAACGAATGACTCTGATCTTTACCCATGGTCAATAAACCATGACGATCTTGAAGTATTTCTAAAAACAATAAGTTTGGTATGTAATAATCCTTACAGAAGTTTCACTGAATTTTTGGAATATCGCGAATTATTGAATGAAAGATTAATTGCCAGGGATGAATTAGATGTCTGTGCAATGTATTTAGAAAATCCATTTAAGTTTAAAAAAATATGTGAAGGCAAGGAATATGTTATTCCTGACCCAACCTTTCAAAATTATTTTGATAAATTGTATTTTGCGAAAAAATTAAAATTTAAAATTGAGGATTTTTAG
- a CDS encoding AAA family ATPase: MDNPSKIMEGGVEFSIGKFDGKSMNYDFPKILVYLNAKGKLLFGEKFKLYKEDRNILLKLCSYFIKDKTICKKFGIDVEKGLLLSGPVGCGKTTLMKLLRHLVPLQRPYEMIPCRNVTFSFNHLGYKTIEDYGNSRFYCFDDLGVEPPGRFYGKDCNVMGEVLLSRHDLFLQSKQKIKTHATTNLNAEELEERYGNRVRSRMRELFNLIAFDEGSGDKRR, encoded by the coding sequence ATGGACAACCCCTCTAAAATTATGGAAGGTGGCGTAGAGTTTTCCATTGGAAAATTTGATGGCAAATCCATGAACTATGATTTTCCAAAAATCCTGGTATATCTCAATGCTAAGGGAAAACTTCTTTTTGGCGAAAAATTTAAGCTCTACAAAGAGGACAGGAATATTTTACTTAAGCTATGTTCATATTTTATCAAAGACAAAACGATTTGCAAGAAATTCGGAATAGATGTTGAAAAAGGTCTTTTACTCTCCGGTCCTGTGGGATGTGGAAAAACCACATTAATGAAACTCCTTCGTCACCTTGTGCCCCTGCAACGGCCATACGAGATGATCCCCTGCCGTAACGTGACCTTTAGTTTTAACCATCTGGGATATAAAACTATTGAAGATTACGGAAACTCCAGGTTCTATTGTTTTGATGATTTAGGTGTAGAACCTCCGGGAAGGTTCTATGGCAAAGATTGTAATGTCATGGGTGAAGTCCTTCTCTCCAGGCACGATCTTTTTCTTCAAAGCAAACAGAAAATCAAAACCCATGCAACTACGAACCTCAATGCGGAAGAACTGGAAGAGCGTTATGGAAACCGGGTTAGAAGCCGGATGCGGGAATTGTTTAATTTAATTGCTTTTGATGAAGGGTCTGGGGATAAAAGGAGATAA
- a CDS encoding PQQ-dependent sugar dehydrogenase, which produces MKNRLFFFLISLGILHPGFSQEKVGLELLADNFVSPVALVESPDDSGRYFIVDQVGVIRVHTPRKGVLQKPFLDLKEKIVPLKDEHEERGLLGLAFHPEYSKNGRFFVHYSAPLSEDGPENWDHTSHISEFRVSQDNPEMADKSSEKIIMKVHQPQDNHNAGTLAFGPDNYLYIALGDGGGANDIDRGHVPDWYDENAGGNGQNVEQTLLGSILRINVDGDSPYSIPDDNPFVGKDGMDEIYAYGLRNPYRFSFDMKGNNDLIAGDAGQVLWEEVSLIKKGGNYGWNVKEGTHCFNAYNNDKEKEECPEEDKMGNPLIDPVIEFKQGGTDHGGKGLVVIGGYVYRGKVVENLPGKYIFGTWTQQHGKPAGAMFVATPKETGMWDFKELEIAQTNSTSIGHYLLSFGQNKEGEMFVLTTDENGPVGNTGKVFKIVSGN; this is translated from the coding sequence ATGAAAAACAGACTATTCTTCTTCCTAATTAGTCTCGGGATTTTGCACCCTGGTTTCTCTCAGGAAAAGGTGGGGCTGGAACTGTTGGCTGACAATTTTGTTTCTCCGGTGGCATTGGTTGAATCTCCCGACGATTCTGGAAGATATTTTATTGTGGATCAGGTTGGGGTAATAAGAGTACACACCCCCCGGAAAGGTGTTTTACAGAAACCTTTTTTGGATCTTAAGGAAAAAATAGTTCCCCTTAAGGACGAACACGAGGAGAGAGGGCTGCTCGGGCTTGCTTTTCATCCCGAATATAGCAAGAACGGCAGATTTTTCGTGCACTACAGTGCGCCACTGAGTGAGGATGGTCCTGAAAATTGGGATCATACCAGCCACATTTCTGAATTCCGGGTTTCTCAGGACAATCCGGAAATGGCCGATAAGTCTTCAGAAAAGATTATTATGAAGGTTCATCAGCCACAGGATAATCATAATGCCGGAACCCTGGCCTTTGGCCCGGATAATTACCTTTACATTGCCCTTGGAGACGGTGGAGGGGCAAACGATATTGACAGGGGACATGTACCAGATTGGTATGACGAAAACGCAGGAGGAAACGGGCAAAATGTAGAGCAGACTTTACTTGGAAGTATTTTAAGAATAAATGTTGACGGTGATTCTCCCTACAGTATTCCGGATGATAATCCCTTTGTAGGAAAAGACGGAATGGATGAGATCTATGCCTATGGACTTAGGAATCCTTACCGGTTCTCATTTGATATGAAGGGGAACAATGATCTCATTGCCGGTGATGCGGGACAGGTACTTTGGGAAGAAGTAAGTTTGATTAAAAAGGGTGGCAATTACGGATGGAATGTAAAAGAAGGAACTCACTGCTTTAATGCCTATAACAATGACAAGGAGAAGGAGGAATGTCCTGAAGAAGATAAGATGGGCAATCCTTTAATAGATCCCGTCATCGAATTTAAACAAGGCGGTACGGATCATGGAGGTAAAGGCCTTGTGGTGATAGGTGGTTATGTCTATAGAGGTAAAGTAGTTGAAAACCTGCCGGGAAAATATATTTTCGGGACCTGGACACAACAACATGGTAAACCTGCAGGAGCTATGTTTGTGGCAACTCCAAAAGAGACCGGAATGTGGGATTTTAAAGAGCTGGAAATTGCTCAAACCAATTCTACCTCAATCGGGCATTATTTGCTTTCTTTTGGGCAAAATAAGGAGGGAGAGATGTTTGTTCTTACAACAGATGAAAATGGACCTGTAGGTAATACAGGTAAAGTTTTTAAAATTGTATCAGGAAATTAA
- the traM gene encoding conjugative transposon protein TraM — MKIEKNKIVFGSVIAVIVLFLISYSLLIMDEEETENFPLKNTLVPELEQENKQYDSKLDAINDLKVVRETNAPSIYDEKLIDSLGFFDPELTEKEKERIVDSIYESGGITYSKEFNEEPELEEELISPTLKRDVDEIEEEQKIQTKEMGLEHQLFFASYSSQNPTSSKAETDSVISVLIDGNQVVMANSRLRMRVAETAKINGQVIKKNTLVYGFISFKPNRALVEVENINHHPVNLKAYDLQDGSEGIYVENSFRAEATSEVLDDIIQDINIPSVPQISGITKVLRRNNRNVKVTILNDYKLILKEKP, encoded by the coding sequence ATGAAAATTGAAAAGAACAAAATAGTATTTGGATCTGTAATAGCTGTTATAGTCCTATTCTTGATTTCTTATTCGCTATTAATTATGGATGAGGAAGAAACTGAAAACTTTCCTTTGAAAAATACTCTGGTACCTGAACTGGAGCAGGAAAATAAGCAATATGATTCTAAACTCGATGCTATTAATGACCTGAAGGTCGTACGGGAAACCAACGCTCCCAGTATTTACGATGAGAAGCTAATTGATTCTTTAGGATTCTTTGACCCGGAATTAACTGAAAAGGAAAAGGAAAGAATAGTTGACAGCATCTATGAATCCGGAGGAATAACATATTCAAAAGAATTTAATGAGGAACCGGAATTGGAAGAAGAATTGATTTCCCCTACTCTAAAAAGGGATGTGGACGAGATAGAGGAGGAACAGAAAATACAGACTAAAGAGATGGGTCTTGAGCACCAACTTTTTTTTGCCTCTTATAGCTCACAAAATCCAACTTCTTCTAAAGCAGAAACTGATTCAGTTATATCTGTTTTAATTGATGGGAATCAGGTTGTAATGGCTAATTCCCGTCTCCGGATGCGCGTGGCAGAAACGGCGAAGATTAACGGCCAAGTAATCAAAAAAAACACCCTTGTTTATGGCTTTATTAGTTTTAAGCCCAACAGGGCTCTGGTGGAAGTTGAAAACATTAATCATCATCCTGTCAACTTAAAAGCATATGACCTTCAGGACGGAAGCGAAGGTATTTATGTGGAAAACAGTTTTCGGGCTGAGGCAACCAGCGAAGTTTTGGATGACATCATTCAGGATATAAACATTCCCAGCGTGCCACAAATAAGCGGAATAACTAAAGTACTCCGGCGTAATAACCGAAACGTAAAGGTTACCATACTCAATGATTACAAACTCATACTAAAAGAAAAACCATGA
- a CDS encoding conjugal transfer protein TraK, which yields MKTPYQNIYSVLKLNRFIVIAVVLCAFSSSLISGWMAFSIHKRALNSAFAVNTNGEVIPLKLVSQKENFQVEALAHLELFHNYFYNIDASNYIKNLDKALWLGNSSVDNLYRQKKADGVYNRLIQYSLVQKVLSINSEIEEQDQKFSFKTTTIFEINRGSIIDTYELVSTGNLITVDRHFPNNPHGLLITDYFENTLKKLNNEN from the coding sequence ATGAAAACCCCTTACCAAAATATATATTCCGTATTAAAACTAAACCGCTTTATAGTTATTGCTGTAGTTCTTTGCGCATTTTCTTCAAGTTTAATTTCCGGCTGGATGGCATTTTCAATTCATAAGAGGGCTTTAAACAGCGCCTTTGCTGTTAATACTAACGGGGAAGTAATTCCCTTAAAACTGGTTTCCCAAAAGGAAAATTTTCAAGTAGAAGCTTTAGCTCACCTGGAGCTTTTTCACAACTACTTCTATAATATTGATGCCAGCAATTATATAAAAAATCTTGATAAAGCGCTTTGGCTGGGAAACAGTTCCGTGGACAACCTCTATCGACAAAAGAAGGCTGATGGTGTCTATAACAGGTTAATTCAATATTCCCTTGTACAGAAGGTATTGAGCATTAATTCTGAAATAGAGGAACAAGACCAGAAGTTTAGCTTTAAAACCACTACAATTTTTGAAATCAACCGCGGATCTATTATAGATACTTACGAGTTGGTTTCTACAGGTAATCTAATTACGGTGGACCGCCATTTTCCTAACAACCCCCACGGCTTACTTATCACGGATTATTTTGAAAACACTCTAAAAAAATTAAATAATGAAAATTGA
- a CDS encoding TonB-dependent receptor: MMKFFTLTLFLLLFNFSTYGQTSLVLEGTVVDKNGAAVNNVQVEILNTAFSTRSDYDGKFRFLEVPYGRYVLTAKKSGFTTTFKSFQFNSETEEIRLVIESDLKRLETVVVTAQKREENIQDIPLSITSLSAGNVEQSQIRNVNDFTAISPNLYASDPGDRRTVTSIRGIVTTSYDPAIATYIDGVNQYNLDTYITQLFDIERIEVLRGPQGTLYGRNAMGGVINIITKKPENETAVFGEASVGNYKQQRHMAGIRTPLGKKFFLGAAGLYEERNGFYTNDYTGSSYDDQFNFSGNYYLKYLFSSTWDATINFKHFTAENKGAFPLNMGIEAAFEDPYILNQNEISTMKDNTFNTSLVIDHKGKNVNFSSQTAYQQNYRYYETPIDADFSPLDALSIINNYGKDWNTVKVATQEFKFSSTKGPWRDLDWTAGTYMFYQESPVKQATHFGEDAASIGSEQTNYSLINTTESTGKGIAFFGQLNYQVTNKIGVIAGLRYDHEYRKQSVLGEYQLDSDNEPQFEYQSDSTATASFNAFSPKLGLTYDLSEENLIFLTYSRGFRAGGLTPLSTDPSQPPLFVFQPEFSNNYEIGTKNSFWENRLLVNATLFFTDVKDVQVPTLVLPDGVIITRNTGSLTSKGCEIEVRALLTRGLELSYDLGFTDASYKSLLIAQDGNEANLQENNQIYTPEVTSMFALQYNLDFGPGDKWNFITRAEWKYLGEQYFDLANNLRQEPYNLYNGNIGVSYQDMKLMVWGRNIFDKKYVSYGYDFGAVHLGNPATYGATLSFKI; this comes from the coding sequence ATGATGAAATTTTTCACCCTTACTCTCTTCTTGTTGCTATTTAATTTTTCTACCTACGGCCAAACAAGTCTGGTTCTCGAAGGCACGGTAGTAGATAAAAATGGAGCTGCTGTTAACAATGTACAGGTTGAAATACTTAATACTGCTTTTTCGACAAGATCCGATTATGATGGAAAATTTCGTTTTCTTGAAGTTCCGTATGGCCGCTACGTTCTAACTGCTAAAAAGTCGGGCTTCACTACCACATTTAAAAGCTTTCAGTTTAATTCTGAAACAGAAGAAATAAGGTTGGTTATCGAATCAGACTTGAAACGACTGGAGACGGTAGTGGTAACTGCTCAAAAAAGAGAGGAAAATATTCAGGACATCCCCCTTAGCATTACAAGCCTTTCTGCTGGAAATGTGGAGCAGAGCCAGATCCGGAATGTAAATGATTTTACAGCCATTTCCCCAAACCTCTACGCAAGTGATCCTGGCGATCGCAGAACAGTGACTTCAATAAGAGGAATTGTCACGACTTCTTATGATCCTGCAATTGCCACTTATATTGACGGCGTGAATCAGTATAACCTGGATACATATATCACCCAGCTTTTTGACATTGAAAGGATTGAAGTTTTACGGGGGCCGCAAGGAACTCTTTACGGAAGAAATGCTATGGGCGGGGTTATCAATATCATTACCAAAAAACCTGAAAATGAAACAGCTGTCTTTGGAGAGGCTTCAGTTGGAAATTATAAACAACAGCGACACATGGCAGGAATTAGAACTCCTTTGGGAAAGAAATTCTTTTTAGGAGCGGCTGGCCTTTATGAAGAGAGAAATGGATTTTATACGAATGATTACACTGGTTCAAGCTATGATGATCAATTTAATTTTTCAGGAAATTATTACCTTAAGTACCTCTTCAGCTCCACCTGGGATGCAACTATTAATTTCAAACATTTTACCGCGGAAAATAAAGGAGCTTTCCCCTTAAACATGGGGATTGAGGCTGCTTTTGAAGATCCCTACATTTTAAATCAAAACGAGATTTCCACCATGAAGGACAATACGTTCAATACTTCTTTGGTAATCGATCATAAAGGGAAAAATGTCAATTTTAGTTCGCAAACTGCTTATCAACAGAATTATAGGTATTATGAAACTCCAATTGATGCCGACTTTTCCCCTCTGGATGCTTTGTCGATCATTAATAACTATGGAAAAGACTGGAATACCGTGAAAGTAGCTACTCAGGAGTTTAAATTCTCCTCCACAAAAGGTCCCTGGAGAGACCTGGATTGGACAGCAGGAACTTATATGTTCTACCAGGAAAGCCCGGTAAAACAAGCGACACACTTTGGTGAAGATGCAGCCTCAATAGGGTCTGAACAAACAAATTACTCGCTTATTAATACCACAGAATCAACAGGTAAAGGAATTGCTTTTTTTGGGCAGCTAAATTATCAGGTCACAAATAAAATCGGAGTTATAGCCGGGCTAAGATACGATCACGAATACAGAAAGCAATCGGTGCTGGGAGAATACCAGCTGGATTCTGATAACGAACCACAATTCGAATATCAAAGCGATTCAACGGCTACTGCAAGTTTCAATGCTTTCTCACCAAAATTAGGTTTAACTTATGATCTTTCAGAGGAAAATCTCATCTTCCTTACCTACAGCCGTGGGTTCAGAGCCGGCGGACTTACACCTTTGAGCACAGATCCTTCCCAGCCACCTTTATTTGTGTTTCAACCTGAATTCAGCAACAACTATGAAATAGGTACAAAAAACTCATTTTGGGAAAATAGGCTTTTGGTAAATGCTACTCTTTTCTTTACGGATGTGAAAGACGTACAGGTGCCAACTTTAGTATTGCCCGATGGTGTAATCATAACACGAAACACCGGAAGCCTTACGAGCAAAGGCTGTGAAATAGAAGTTCGTGCCTTGCTCACCCGTGGCCTTGAATTGAGTTATGACCTTGGCTTTACTGATGCGAGTTACAAATCGCTCCTTATAGCACAAGATGGTAATGAGGCAAACCTGCAGGAAAATAACCAGATCTATACACCGGAAGTAACTTCCATGTTCGCCCTTCAATATAATTTAGATTTTGGACCTGGGGATAAATGGAATTTTATAACCCGTGCAGAGTGGAAGTACCTGGGAGAACAGTATTTTGATCTTGCAAATAATCTAAGGCAGGAGCCTTACAACCTGTACAATGGGAATATTGGTGTCTCCTACCAGGATATGAAGCTCATGGTTTGGGGCCGTAATATTTTTGACAAAAAGTATGTTAGTTATGGGTACGACTTTGGTGCAGTTCACCTGGGTAATCCCGCCACCTACGGAGCAACTTTATCATTTAAAATATGA
- a CDS encoding calponin homology domain-containing protein: protein MKTKILILGVAVLFSLNIQAQGMPVYDNTNFVSLVKSLVESAKQTSQLLKTVEFLKQQKENLEKVNSVVKQLNAVREISQNNQRLIGIMQNDLREILNSPYIKPEEVTRVSESFNSIVQNSLETMDFIDQILSSDYLKMSDAERSEILQQKEMQSREMVVEISMKTKRYRDIISFRKMQDKINNREANF, encoded by the coding sequence ATGAAAACAAAAATTTTAATCCTTGGAGTGGCAGTGCTTTTCAGCCTGAATATTCAGGCTCAGGGAATGCCGGTTTATGATAATACAAATTTTGTAAGTCTTGTAAAATCTCTTGTAGAATCTGCAAAACAAACCTCTCAACTTTTAAAGACTGTTGAATTTCTAAAACAACAAAAAGAAAATCTTGAAAAGGTAAATTCTGTTGTGAAACAACTCAATGCAGTGCGGGAAATAAGCCAAAACAATCAACGGCTCATTGGAATTATGCAAAATGATTTAAGGGAAATATTGAACTCGCCTTATATCAAACCCGAAGAAGTTACGAGGGTATCGGAATCCTTTAATTCCATTGTACAAAATTCTTTAGAAACAATGGATTTTATAGATCAAATTTTGTCCAGTGATTACCTCAAAATGAGCGACGCGGAGCGTTCAGAAATTCTTCAGCAAAAGGAGATGCAATCACGGGAGATGGTTGTGGAGATAAGTATGAAGACCAAACGTTACAGGGATATAATTTCCTTTAGGAAAATGCAGGATAAGATCAATAATCGTGAAGCAAACTTTTAG
- a CDS encoding TraG family conjugative transposon ATPase: protein MIKINLSANSPIIEIQDNVVFANNGNAILCYKGLLPEIYSLSEKDFEDIHGVWFQALKSLPTGTVVHKQDIYLKKDYSAELLPNTTFLEKATYDHFKGRKYMDHYSYLFFILTKNKALNNPKYMNPFKKVSKGTWQELDDILKSFISSVSDSISFINNSRKMSFHPLDVKEIQGLTNNYFNGFQEGFDTDMLLERSNIQIGENFVDALAINSELCFGESVQSSKVDERFTSDDFIFHQGFIDGLGLTLNENHMVNQVLYLDDKQKWRKLLDKKIEELHKSSNFGSQNKVVLEKIQHILNQINADDTSRIIRGHLNVIYWSKDARELTKIASKVKTELKELDITPYYPRGEERKNYVLNSYCCFSSNFSNSDLYVTDLKHALCLLINNTNYKSDSTGIIFNDRQHNIPVLKDVWDEQKKRIKARNFAIFAPTGEGKSFLANNILRQYFESGVRLVIIDLGGSYTKFAKLYPGKYTILRYESGKNLGINPFYITNSEDINPERLEDLSMFLFELFGSDLKVTKAQSVSIKKILLHYYSNVSDKHSLNSFYQFIEANQKDLLQKLKIHPDYFNIVNFLHVMSEYVGDGLYSFLFEIDEDQTYKIEDKRLIVFELDEVKDNKEVLSVMLKLIKSAIQRTIWKNRAEKGIILFDEFAKQLKFENVLESVEFYYQAIRKQNGAIGIILQSINQLPNNSVSASILDNTQVIYSLHNEKGYNELVKRLNLSSHDLNQLKSIRNNLSGERKYTEIFIKIGKQSNVFRLEVPKEVYAAYLTDGFQNEEILELYEKYQDMEKAIKEYSSKK, encoded by the coding sequence ATGATAAAAATTAATCTTTCGGCAAACAGCCCAATAATTGAAATACAGGATAACGTTGTTTTTGCAAATAATGGAAATGCAATTCTTTGTTATAAAGGGCTGCTGCCTGAAATCTACTCTTTATCTGAAAAAGATTTTGAAGATATTCATGGAGTTTGGTTCCAGGCTCTAAAATCCTTGCCCACAGGAACTGTGGTTCATAAACAGGATATCTATTTGAAGAAGGACTATTCTGCTGAATTATTACCGAATACCACCTTTTTAGAAAAGGCAACATACGATCATTTCAAAGGCAGAAAATATATGGATCATTACTCCTATTTATTTTTCATTCTCACCAAAAACAAAGCTTTAAATAATCCAAAGTATATGAATCCTTTTAAAAAAGTTTCCAAAGGTACGTGGCAGGAACTTGATGATATTCTTAAAAGCTTTATCAGCTCCGTCAGCGATTCAATTTCTTTTATCAACAACAGCCGGAAAATGTCTTTTCATCCTCTGGATGTTAAGGAGATCCAAGGTTTGACTAATAATTATTTCAATGGCTTTCAGGAAGGTTTTGATACGGATATGTTGTTGGAAAGATCCAACATTCAGATAGGCGAAAATTTTGTTGATGCCTTGGCCATCAACAGCGAACTCTGTTTTGGGGAGAGTGTGCAGAGCAGTAAAGTCGATGAGCGGTTTACTTCCGATGACTTTATATTCCACCAGGGTTTTATTGACGGCCTTGGATTAACTCTTAACGAAAATCATATGGTAAACCAAGTTCTTTACCTTGATGATAAGCAAAAATGGCGGAAGCTCCTTGATAAGAAAATTGAAGAGCTCCATAAAAGTTCGAATTTTGGATCTCAGAATAAAGTTGTGCTGGAAAAAATTCAGCATATTCTTAACCAGATAAACGCAGATGATACATCCCGAATCATCCGTGGGCATTTAAATGTCATTTACTGGTCTAAAGACGCCAGGGAGTTAACCAAGATAGCTTCAAAGGTAAAAACAGAACTGAAGGAACTGGATATTACGCCCTACTACCCCAGGGGAGAAGAGCGTAAAAACTACGTGCTAAACAGCTATTGTTGTTTTTCTTCCAACTTTTCTAATTCAGATCTATATGTGACAGATTTGAAGCACGCTCTGTGCCTGCTAATTAATAACACAAATTATAAATCAGATTCTACAGGAATTATCTTCAATGATCGTCAGCATAATATACCGGTTCTAAAGGATGTATGGGACGAACAAAAAAAACGAATTAAGGCACGCAACTTTGCCATATTTGCCCCTACCGGTGAAGGAAAATCTTTCCTGGCCAACAATATTCTTCGGCAATATTTTGAGAGTGGAGTGCGCCTGGTGATCATTGATCTTGGTGGATCTTATACAAAGTTCGCAAAGTTATATCCGGGAAAGTATACGATCCTTAGATATGAAAGCGGAAAAAACCTGGGGATAAATCCTTTCTACATCACTAATTCAGAAGATATCAATCCTGAACGCCTGGAGGATTTGTCAATGTTCCTGTTTGAACTATTCGGTTCAGATTTGAAAGTGACCAAAGCTCAGTCTGTTTCAATTAAGAAAATTTTACTTCACTACTATTCCAATGTCTCAGACAAACATTCTCTAAATAGCTTTTACCAGTTTATTGAAGCTAATCAGAAGGATCTGCTTCAGAAATTAAAGATTCATCCGGACTATTTTAATATAGTGAACTTTCTACACGTAATGTCGGAATATGTGGGTGACGGCCTTTATAGTTTCCTCTTTGAAATTGATGAAGATCAAACCTATAAAATCGAGGACAAACGATTAATTGTATTTGAGCTTGATGAAGTGAAGGACAATAAGGAAGTTCTTTCAGTAATGCTCAAGTTGATCAAGTCTGCAATACAACGAACTATCTGGAAAAACCGTGCGGAGAAAGGAATTATCCTGTTTGATGAATTTGCCAAGCAGCTAAAATTCGAAAATGTACTGGAAAGCGTGGAATTTTACTATCAGGCCATCAGGAAACAGAACGGGGCAATCGGTATCATTTTACAATCCATTAACCAGTTACCTAATAATTCCGTTTCGGCGAGTATCCTGGACAATACACAGGTTATTTACAGCCTTCATAATGAAAAAGGATATAACGAACTGGTAAAACGCTTAAACCTCTCCAGTCACGATCTTAACCAGTTAAAATCCATCAGGAACAATCTTTCCGGAGAGCGTAAGTACACTGAAATATTTATTAAAATCGGGAAGCAGAGCAATGTCTTTCGTCTGGAAGTGCCCAAGGAAGTATATGCTGCTTACCTAACCGATGGATTCCAAAATGAAGAAATCCTGGAGCTTTATGAGAAGTATCAGGATATGGAGAAGGCAATAAAAGAGTATTCATCAAAAAAATAA